One Amorphoplanes digitatis genomic window carries:
- a CDS encoding universal stress protein — MSAPVIVGVDGGEASEDALRLGQWTAQTLDAPLIVAVVHPAPSALGSGRVDAEWVADRHRAATAVLDGARTVLAGATGDIAYRVVASTSAAHGLHDLAEELSAEVIVVGSGRAGSRHRLFAGSTAERLLAGSVCPVAVAPAAMETPPGALGRVGVAYVDTPDGRAALAAAARLAARTGSPLRLYTVVADADATMPFLVGQDAEHAFLETARETYELALSRAAESAAGVETDWEIRVGDVVESLADLDDVDVLFCGSRGYGPARRVLLGGVSARLVRRARRPVVIVPRSAAGQT; from the coding sequence GTGAGCGCCCCGGTCATCGTCGGCGTCGACGGCGGCGAGGCGTCCGAGGACGCCCTGCGGCTCGGCCAGTGGACGGCGCAGACGCTGGACGCCCCGCTGATCGTCGCGGTCGTGCATCCGGCGCCGTCCGCGCTCGGCTCGGGCCGGGTCGACGCCGAGTGGGTGGCCGACCGGCACCGGGCCGCCACGGCGGTGCTCGACGGCGCCCGCACGGTGCTCGCCGGCGCGACCGGCGACATCGCGTACCGGGTGGTCGCCTCCACCTCGGCGGCACACGGCCTGCACGATCTCGCCGAGGAGCTGTCGGCGGAGGTGATCGTCGTGGGTTCCGGGCGGGCCGGCAGCCGGCACCGGCTCTTCGCGGGCAGCACCGCCGAGCGGCTGCTGGCCGGCAGCGTCTGCCCCGTCGCGGTCGCGCCGGCCGCGATGGAGACGCCGCCGGGCGCGCTGGGCCGCGTCGGCGTCGCCTACGTGGACACCCCCGACGGCCGGGCGGCGCTCGCGGCGGCGGCCCGGCTTGCGGCGCGCACCGGCAGCCCGCTGCGGCTGTACACGGTGGTCGCGGATGCCGACGCCACAATGCCGTTCCTGGTCGGGCAGGACGCCGAGCACGCGTTCCTGGAGACCGCCCGGGAGACCTACGAGCTGGCGCTGAGCCGGGCGGCCGAGTCCGCGGCGGGCGTGGAGACCGACTGGGAGATCCGGGTCGGCGACGTGGTCGAGTCGCTCGCCGACCTGGACGACGTGGACGTGCTGTTCTGCGGCTCGCGCGGCTACGGCCCGGCACGGCGGGTGCTGCTCGGCGGGGTCTCGGCCCGGCTCGTGCGCCGCGCCCGCCGCCCGGTGGTCATCGTCCCGCGCAGCGCCGCCGGTCAGACCTGA
- a CDS encoding amino acid permease produces the protein MVNGSNPRPGIFAIRDVRSLISETTEEGHGLRKAVSATHLTAMGVGAIIGTGIFVVIGEGASVAGPAVILSFVLAAVACTFSALSYAELASSIPVSGSAYTYTYATLGEIVAWIIGWDLILEYGVSVAAIAVGWGGNLNAFLDAAFGVALPDAISKSPEDGGVLNLPAVFIVLAITLLLVRGVTESARVNLVMVGVKLTVLLFFIVVALFNFGTGNFHPFAPSGVDGVTSAAAIIFFAYIGFDAVSTGSEEARNPAKDLPLAIIGSLAICTVFYVLTAVGAIGIATPEQLAGSDAPLAAALDQGAGMSWAASILALGAVVAITSVVLVILYGQTRIFFAMCRDGLLPEKLATVNQRYGTPARLTIGLGVLIAILAALVPLSEIVKLVNIGTLFAFVLVNIGVIILRRTRPDMPRPYRVPWSPVLPILGVLFAVYLMSDLPLSTWIRFVVWLIIGLAIYFLYGYRHSRLRRAPAPGGEPR, from the coding sequence ATGGTGAATGGTTCGAACCCACGCCCGGGAATCTTCGCGATCCGCGACGTACGGTCGCTGATCTCCGAGACCACCGAGGAGGGCCACGGGCTCAGGAAGGCCGTCAGCGCCACCCACCTGACCGCCATGGGCGTCGGCGCGATCATCGGCACCGGCATCTTCGTGGTGATCGGCGAGGGCGCCTCGGTGGCCGGCCCCGCGGTCATCCTCTCCTTTGTGCTGGCCGCGGTCGCCTGCACGTTCTCCGCACTTTCCTACGCCGAACTGGCCTCGTCCATCCCGGTCTCCGGCAGCGCGTACACCTACACCTACGCCACGCTCGGCGAGATCGTCGCCTGGATCATCGGCTGGGACCTGATCCTCGAGTACGGCGTCTCGGTGGCCGCGATCGCGGTCGGCTGGGGCGGCAACCTCAACGCGTTCCTCGACGCCGCGTTCGGGGTTGCCCTGCCGGACGCCATCTCCAAGTCACCCGAGGACGGTGGCGTCTTGAACCTGCCCGCCGTCTTCATCGTCCTGGCCATCACGCTGCTGCTGGTGCGGGGCGTCACCGAGAGCGCCCGGGTCAACCTGGTAATGGTCGGGGTCAAGCTGACGGTGCTGCTGTTCTTCATCGTCGTGGCGCTCTTCAACTTCGGCACCGGCAACTTCCACCCGTTCGCGCCGTCCGGTGTCGACGGGGTCACCTCGGCCGCCGCGATCATCTTCTTCGCCTACATCGGCTTCGACGCGGTCTCCACCGGCAGCGAGGAGGCCCGCAACCCGGCCAAGGACCTGCCGCTGGCGATCATCGGCTCGCTGGCCATCTGCACGGTCTTCTACGTGCTGACCGCGGTCGGCGCGATCGGTATCGCCACCCCGGAGCAGCTCGCGGGGAGCGACGCGCCGCTGGCCGCGGCCCTCGACCAGGGCGCCGGCATGAGCTGGGCGGCCTCGATCCTCGCGCTCGGCGCGGTCGTCGCCATCACCAGCGTCGTCCTGGTCATCCTGTACGGCCAGACGCGCATCTTCTTCGCCATGTGCCGCGACGGCCTGCTCCCGGAGAAGCTGGCAACGGTCAACCAGCGGTACGGCACCCCGGCGCGGCTGACCATCGGCCTCGGCGTGCTCATCGCGATCCTCGCGGCGCTGGTGCCGCTCTCGGAGATCGTCAAGCTCGTCAACATCGGCACGCTGTTCGCGTTCGTGCTCGTCAACATCGGTGTGATCATCCTGCGCCGGACCCGGCCGGACATGCCCCGGCCGTACCGGGTGCCGTGGTCGCCGGTGCTGCCGATCCTCGGCGTGCTCTTCGCGGTCTACCTGATGTCGGACCTCCCGCTGAGCACCTGGATCCGCTTCGTGGTCTGGTTGATCATCGGCCTGGCCATCTATTTCCTGTACGGCTACCGCCACTCCCGGTTGCGCCGGGCCCCGGCGCCGGGCGGGGAGCCCCGGTGA
- a CDS encoding STAS domain-containing protein: MTTRRQADGAIVVEIRGSLDAATVDALRRAVLGTLQAERPVMMIVDLTFVTFMDSMGVGALVAGYNAARDTGTRFLLRNPSDFVHRQLRITGLAEMFGLPPGSSRPQTYTP; the protein is encoded by the coding sequence ATGACCACACGGCGCCAGGCGGACGGCGCGATCGTGGTCGAGATCCGCGGCTCCCTCGACGCGGCGACTGTGGACGCGCTGCGCAGGGCGGTGCTCGGCACCCTGCAGGCGGAGCGCCCGGTGATGATGATCGTCGATCTTACCTTCGTCACCTTCATGGACTCGATGGGCGTCGGCGCTCTGGTGGCCGGCTACAACGCCGCCCGCGACACCGGCACCCGGTTCCTGCTGCGCAACCCGAGCGACTTCGTGCACCGGCAACTGCGGATCACCGGCCTGGCCGAGATGTTCGGCCTGCCGCCCGGTTCCTCCCGCCCGCAGACATACACTCCATAG
- a CDS encoding alpha/beta hydrolase, which yields MEPAVGAWCGNAEICFRLHDHEHRLKSVRLRSGAASGEFSYDAERRSWELRLPRPPVRRVEYHLELGHPDGSNEIVCDPDNPRRSGESSVLWCPDYREPDWLHLPQAAGRWREVYLPLPAVRGEMIARIWSPDTRTDRVLVAHDGPDFLRYGEIGRYTGAMIGAGRVPPYHLVLLPPGERFEWYSASPAYAKALARDVLPKLAAELGTDRPVVGAGASLGALAMLHAQRRHPERFAALFLQSGSFFQPRFDRQESGFRRYLRIVRFTGRVRRDAAFDAGVPAALTCGAVEENLANNRDMAAVLGRQGYTVSFSEVPDAHNWTGWRDALDPDLTRLLQKVFI from the coding sequence ATGGAACCGGCGGTCGGGGCGTGGTGCGGGAACGCCGAGATCTGCTTCCGGCTCCATGATCACGAGCACCGGCTCAAGTCCGTACGGCTGAGATCCGGGGCCGCGAGCGGCGAGTTCAGCTACGACGCCGAGCGGCGCAGCTGGGAGCTGCGGCTGCCCCGCCCGCCCGTGCGGCGCGTCGAGTACCACCTGGAGCTCGGCCATCCGGACGGCTCCAACGAGATCGTCTGCGACCCCGACAACCCGCGCCGCAGCGGCGAGTCCTCCGTGCTCTGGTGCCCCGACTACCGCGAGCCCGACTGGCTGCACCTGCCGCAGGCCGCCGGCCGGTGGCGGGAGGTCTACCTGCCGCTGCCGGCCGTCCGCGGCGAGATGATCGCCCGGATCTGGTCGCCGGACACCCGCACCGATCGGGTCCTGGTCGCGCACGACGGACCCGACTTCCTCCGGTACGGCGAGATCGGCCGTTACACCGGCGCCATGATCGGTGCGGGGCGGGTGCCGCCGTACCACCTCGTGCTGCTGCCGCCCGGCGAGCGCTTCGAGTGGTACTCGGCCAGTCCGGCGTACGCCAAGGCGCTGGCGCGCGACGTCCTGCCGAAGCTGGCCGCCGAGCTCGGCACCGACCGGCCCGTGGTCGGCGCCGGCGCCAGCCTCGGCGCCCTGGCCATGCTGCACGCGCAGCGCCGCCATCCGGAGCGCTTCGCCGCGCTGTTCCTGCAATCGGGCAGCTTCTTCCAGCCGCGCTTCGACCGGCAGGAGTCCGGGTTCCGGCGCTACCTGCGCATCGTCCGGTTCACCGGACGGGTCCGGCGCGACGCGGCCTTCGACGCCGGCGTACCGGCGGCGCTCACCTGTGGTGCGGTCGAGGAGAACCTGGCGAACAATCGCGACATGGCCGCGGTACTGGGCCGGCAGGGCTACACCGTCAGCTTCAGCGAGGTTCCCGACGCGCACAACTGGACCGGGTGGCGCGACGCCCTCGATCCGGACCTGACCAGGTTGCTCCAGAAGGTGTTCATCTAG
- a CDS encoding ATP-grasp domain-containing protein — protein MADVEHTIGLLLGTEDDWPRAYEAMLRRIGAVTDDQGRTHVTRSVRVTIEPFNLRDSPRHDLVIDRLAYWYYHPREWLKKIALMDDVYLLNSPFTFQAMEKHAAYCAMMRLGLKVPETVLVPFKNPLDNSRYAYTSGRYNQPFDLEALAESVGYPMYMKPYDGGAWVGVSRIRDVGELHAAYDASGERLMHLQAAIEDYDVFARSLTIGPETMVMKFRPELPMHERYAVEHDFLTPAVGDEVVAISRVVNAFFRWEFNSCETLIRGTDVHPIDYANACPDVAVTSLHYYFPWAMSALLRWTVYCVVTGRKPRLDTDTSRYFAIADDPSLSYAEKLDGYRRLADDYFEIDRYQEFCAKHLGHVDDVVADWIGSEEFRLLLGSTVREMYPPHEHERFLGHFNGLIDAWLRDHG, from the coding sequence ATGGCCGACGTCGAGCACACCATCGGACTGCTGCTGGGCACCGAGGACGACTGGCCACGGGCGTACGAGGCGATGCTGCGCCGGATCGGCGCGGTCACCGACGACCAGGGCCGCACGCACGTCACCCGCAGCGTGCGGGTCACCATCGAGCCGTTCAACCTGCGCGACTCGCCGCGCCACGACCTGGTCATCGACCGGCTCGCCTACTGGTACTACCACCCGCGCGAGTGGCTCAAGAAGATCGCGCTGATGGACGACGTGTACCTGCTGAACAGCCCGTTCACGTTCCAGGCCATGGAGAAGCACGCCGCGTACTGCGCGATGATGCGGCTCGGGCTCAAGGTGCCGGAGACGGTGCTGGTGCCGTTCAAGAACCCCCTGGACAACTCCCGGTACGCGTACACGTCGGGGCGCTACAACCAGCCGTTCGACCTCGAGGCGCTGGCCGAGTCCGTTGGCTATCCGATGTACATGAAGCCGTACGACGGCGGCGCCTGGGTCGGCGTCTCCCGGATCCGCGACGTCGGCGAGCTGCACGCGGCCTACGACGCGTCCGGTGAGCGGCTCATGCACCTGCAGGCGGCCATCGAGGACTACGACGTCTTCGCCCGGTCGCTGACCATCGGCCCCGAGACCATGGTGATGAAGTTCCGCCCCGAACTGCCCATGCACGAGCGGTACGCGGTGGAGCACGACTTCCTCACCCCGGCGGTCGGCGACGAGGTGGTGGCCATCTCCCGGGTGGTCAACGCGTTCTTCCGGTGGGAGTTCAACAGCTGCGAGACGCTGATCCGCGGCACCGACGTGCACCCCATCGACTACGCGAACGCCTGCCCCGACGTGGCGGTGACCTCGCTGCACTACTACTTCCCGTGGGCGATGTCGGCGCTGCTGCGCTGGACCGTCTACTGCGTGGTCACCGGCCGCAAGCCCAGGTTGGACACCGACACCTCCCGGTACTTCGCGATCGCCGACGACCCGTCGCTGTCGTACGCCGAGAAGCTGGACGGCTACCGCCGGCTCGCCGACGACTACTTCGAGATCGACCGCTACCAGGAGTTCTGCGCCAAGCACCTCGGGCACGTCGACGACGTGGTCGCCGACTGGATCGGCTCGGAGGAGTTCCGCTTGCTACTGGGCAGTACCGTCCGGGAGATGTACCCGCCGCATGAGCACGAGCGCTTCCTCGGCCACTTCAACGGGCTGATCGACGCCTGGCTTCGCGACCATGGCTGA
- a CDS encoding cytochrome P450, producing MADLGRAVRFSAGLYARRLDFLYHGYVRRDPMALLHLRPGRDDPYAIYRGMPRFGPTRLGNWATTSHRICSAVLRDRRFGVSAANLDPSAPPSVADSFDMSFLDRDPPDHTRLRRLAQPAFSPKQMAGYRPRIERTVDDLLDAALAAREFDLVPALAAPLPIGVITDLLGVPDADAERFSRYGTIIGGALDGVRSPAHAARLRSANRALREIFEELFVLRRREPADDLISRIVAAEGEQIQPREMVPMCNLLLVAGFETTVNLIGNAVNALLDHPEQWAALVADPAGLAPAAVEETLRYDPPVQRTARCALTDLDLEGHRVRRGQFVVTLIGAANRDPEAFADPGTFDIGRAPGADHLAFSSGIHYCIGQPLARLEATVALQKLAERMPDLRRAGVLRRRASSIVRGPIRFPVRTGDRSLSVV from the coding sequence ATGGCTGACCTCGGACGCGCGGTCAGGTTCTCCGCCGGGCTGTACGCGCGCCGGCTCGACTTCCTCTACCACGGCTACGTGCGCCGCGACCCGATGGCGCTGCTGCACCTGCGGCCCGGCCGCGACGACCCGTACGCGATCTACCGCGGCATGCCCCGCTTCGGACCGACCCGCCTCGGCAACTGGGCGACGACAAGCCACCGGATCTGCAGCGCCGTGCTGCGCGACCGGCGCTTCGGCGTGAGCGCCGCCAACCTGGACCCGTCGGCACCGCCGTCGGTCGCCGACTCGTTCGACATGTCGTTCCTCGACCGGGATCCGCCCGACCACACCCGGCTGCGCCGGCTGGCGCAGCCCGCGTTCAGCCCGAAACAGATGGCCGGTTACCGGCCGCGGATCGAGCGCACCGTCGACGACCTGCTCGACGCCGCGCTCGCGGCGCGGGAGTTCGACCTCGTACCGGCGCTCGCCGCGCCGCTGCCGATCGGGGTCATCACCGACCTGCTCGGCGTACCGGATGCCGACGCCGAGCGGTTCTCCCGTTACGGCACGATCATCGGCGGCGCGCTCGACGGCGTCCGCTCGCCGGCGCACGCGGCCCGGCTGAGATCGGCGAACCGGGCGCTGCGGGAGATCTTCGAGGAGCTGTTCGTGCTGCGCCGCCGCGAGCCCGCGGACGACCTGATCAGCCGGATCGTGGCGGCGGAGGGCGAACAGATCCAGCCGCGCGAGATGGTGCCGATGTGCAACCTGTTGCTGGTCGCGGGCTTCGAGACGACGGTCAACCTGATCGGCAACGCGGTGAACGCGCTGCTCGACCACCCGGAGCAGTGGGCGGCGCTGGTCGCGGATCCGGCCGGGCTGGCGCCGGCCGCGGTCGAGGAGACGCTGCGGTACGACCCGCCGGTGCAGCGTACGGCCCGCTGCGCGCTCACGGACCTCGACCTGGAGGGCCACCGCGTACGCCGGGGCCAGTTCGTGGTGACGCTGATCGGCGCCGCGAACCGCGACCCCGAGGCGTTCGCCGACCCGGGCACGTTCGACATCGGGCGTGCGCCGGGCGCCGATCACCTGGCCTTCTCCAGCGGCATCCACTACTGCATCGGGCAGCCCCTCGCGCGGCTCGAGGCGACGGTCGCCCTGCAGAAGCTGGCGGAGCGGATGCCGGACCTGCGCCGGGCCGGCGTGCTGCGGCGCCGCGCCTCCAGCATCGTGCGCGGCCCGATCCGCTTCCCGGTGCGCACCGGTGACCGGAGCCTGTCCGTGGTCTGA
- a CDS encoding DUF5990 family protein: MHIRIEGSDLPGQRPGEQADALRRGNVHVGVQRGSEVIGRVPAGAAGATWDVEVTSREVDGLLDVGGPYVHGRPGARFLYLSWGAVDGETFAMFRRAKLLFGDIPTPMLRGAHDGAGPLVGRLGLTDDRGGPRCARVRPPDIVWRLT, from the coding sequence GTGCACATCCGGATCGAGGGCAGCGACCTGCCCGGGCAGCGCCCCGGCGAGCAGGCCGACGCGCTGCGCCGCGGCAACGTGCACGTCGGCGTGCAACGGGGGAGCGAGGTGATCGGACGGGTCCCGGCCGGCGCCGCCGGCGCCACCTGGGACGTCGAGGTGACCAGCCGCGAGGTCGACGGCCTGCTCGACGTCGGCGGGCCATACGTGCACGGCCGGCCCGGCGCCCGCTTCCTCTACCTCAGCTGGGGCGCCGTCGACGGCGAGACGTTCGCGATGTTCCGGCGGGCCAAGCTGCTCTTCGGCGACATACCCACACCGATGCTGCGCGGTGCGCACGACGGCGCCGGGCCGCTCGTCGGCCGGCTCGGCCTCACCGACGACCGGGGCGGGCCGCGCTGCGCCCGGGTCCGGCCGCCGGACATCGTCTGGCGGCTCACGTGA
- a CDS encoding DEAD/DEAH box helicase, giving the protein MTVVAHGLIARDGTLAVWAETDETPAAAPAARGGAHARALALPGGDRAATLMLPSTSAGPLPSPQLGLPPRRGRPRLRPWRVPATTVAFVTDDLADDYGARTAPSLAYLAEVCAFAADLVARGRVLPAVHAAGTRPRAVWRPVLTGTDAARHADLLRRMPPACRAERARPGDVGGLPAADVLHAALHRLVDGLVRTRLAEAGVELGGAAWLAALSAEPEFDPPPAGELDTLADALDAWHAEATRGAAVRVCFRLTFLPELEPDEPDATGVPEPAADGDAWLLEFLLQPVDEPSLLVTAADVWRDRSAPLRRWTHHPQERLIAGLGRAARLFGDLDAALRTARPAELVLDTEGAYRFLSHATLLEQAGYGVLLPAWWREPQRLGLSLEVRGREEVAPVLRDEAADLASIVGYNWGLALGGRALTEAELAELARAKVPLVRLRGRWVYLDAGRLRAGLEFLRRGGGTMTAGDALRMIRLLPPEELPLPVTAVDGKGWLADLLAGRLGERLELLDAPGGLVGELRPYQRRGFSWLAFLDDLGVGACLADDMGLGKTVQLLALLLHRNSGPTLLICPLSVLGNWVREAARFAPDLRVRVLHGSDRPDPTHLLDGADVLLTTYATATRDVDALAAVPWDRVVLDEAQHIKNGASAAARAVRRLDARHRVALTGTPVENRLAELWSILDFLNPGLLGSAHSFRARYAVPIERYADEDAAARLRRATRPFMLRRVKADPAVIDDLPDKRHTRHLCGLTVEQATLYQAVLNEMTDRLTDETEIRRKGIVLSAMTKLKQVCNHPAQLLGDGSPLPGRSGKLERLEQILDAALADGESVLCFTQFARFGAMLVPHLAARFGVEVRYLHGGTPRRARDEMVAAFQADRRPGIFVLSLKAGGTGLNLTAANHVVHVDRWWNPATETQATDRAFRIGQDRDVQVHTLVCLGTLEERIDRLITDKGVLAERVVGNGEGWLTALSTDDLRALLALEPEAVVD; this is encoded by the coding sequence GTGACGGTGGTGGCGCACGGCCTCATCGCGCGCGACGGCACCCTGGCCGTCTGGGCCGAGACCGACGAGACCCCCGCGGCCGCCCCGGCCGCCCGCGGCGGTGCGCACGCCCGGGCGCTCGCGCTGCCCGGCGGTGACCGCGCGGCGACGCTGATGCTGCCCTCCACCTCGGCCGGGCCGCTGCCGTCCCCGCAGCTTGGGCTCCCGCCGCGCCGCGGCCGGCCCCGGCTGCGCCCCTGGCGGGTGCCCGCCACCACCGTCGCGTTCGTCACCGACGACCTCGCGGACGACTACGGCGCGCGCACCGCGCCGTCGCTGGCCTACCTCGCCGAGGTCTGCGCCTTCGCGGCCGACCTCGTCGCCCGCGGCCGGGTGCTGCCCGCCGTGCACGCCGCGGGCACCCGGCCCCGGGCCGTGTGGCGGCCCGTGCTGACCGGCACCGACGCGGCCCGCCACGCCGACCTGCTGCGCCGCATGCCGCCCGCCTGCCGTGCCGAGCGCGCCCGGCCCGGCGACGTCGGCGGGCTGCCGGCCGCCGACGTCCTGCACGCCGCGCTGCACCGGCTCGTCGACGGCCTGGTCCGCACCCGGCTCGCCGAGGCCGGCGTCGAACTCGGCGGCGCCGCCTGGCTCGCCGCCCTGTCCGCGGAGCCCGAGTTCGACCCACCGCCCGCCGGCGAGCTGGACACCCTCGCCGACGCCCTGGACGCCTGGCACGCCGAGGCCACCCGCGGCGCCGCCGTGCGCGTCTGCTTCCGGCTCACCTTCCTGCCCGAGCTCGAGCCCGACGAGCCCGACGCCACCGGCGTGCCCGAGCCGGCCGCCGACGGCGACGCGTGGCTGCTCGAGTTCCTGCTGCAACCGGTCGACGAGCCCAGCCTGCTGGTCACTGCCGCCGACGTGTGGCGCGACCGCAGCGCACCGCTGCGGCGCTGGACCCACCATCCGCAGGAGCGGCTCATCGCCGGGCTCGGCCGGGCGGCCCGGCTCTTCGGCGACCTCGACGCGGCCCTGCGCACCGCCCGCCCCGCCGAGCTGGTCCTGGACACCGAGGGCGCCTACCGCTTCCTGAGCCACGCGACCCTGCTCGAGCAGGCCGGCTACGGCGTCCTGCTGCCGGCCTGGTGGCGCGAGCCGCAGCGCCTCGGCCTGTCCCTGGAGGTCCGCGGCCGCGAGGAGGTCGCGCCGGTGCTGCGCGACGAGGCGGCCGACCTGGCGAGCATCGTCGGCTACAACTGGGGCCTCGCGCTGGGCGGCCGCGCCCTGACCGAGGCCGAGCTGGCCGAGCTGGCGCGGGCGAAGGTGCCGCTGGTGCGGCTCCGCGGCCGGTGGGTCTACCTCGACGCGGGCCGCCTGCGCGCCGGGCTCGAGTTCCTGCGGCGCGGCGGCGGCACCATGACCGCCGGGGACGCGCTGCGGATGATCCGGCTGCTGCCGCCCGAGGAGCTGCCGCTGCCGGTGACGGCCGTCGACGGCAAGGGCTGGCTCGCCGACCTGCTCGCCGGGCGCCTCGGCGAGCGGCTCGAGCTGCTCGACGCGCCCGGTGGCCTGGTCGGGGAGCTGCGGCCGTACCAGCGAAGGGGTTTCTCCTGGCTGGCCTTCCTCGACGACCTCGGCGTCGGCGCCTGCCTGGCCGACGACATGGGCCTGGGCAAGACCGTCCAGCTGCTCGCGCTGCTCCTGCACCGCAACAGCGGGCCCACCCTGCTGATCTGCCCGCTGTCGGTGCTGGGCAACTGGGTGCGCGAGGCGGCCCGGTTCGCGCCCGACCTGCGGGTGCGCGTCCTGCACGGCAGCGACCGCCCCGACCCCACCCACCTGCTCGACGGCGCCGACGTGCTGCTGACCACCTATGCGACGGCCACCCGCGACGTCGACGCGCTGGCCGCCGTGCCCTGGGACCGGGTCGTCCTCGACGAGGCGCAGCACATCAAGAACGGCGCGAGCGCCGCCGCCCGGGCCGTGCGTCGCCTCGACGCCCGGCACCGCGTCGCCCTCACCGGCACCCCGGTCGAGAACCGCCTGGCCGAGCTCTGGTCCATCCTGGACTTCCTCAACCCCGGCCTGCTCGGCAGCGCCCACTCGTTCCGCGCCCGCTACGCGGTGCCCATCGAGCGCTACGCGGACGAGGACGCCGCCGCCCGCCTGCGCCGCGCCACCCGCCCGTTCATGCTGCGCCGGGTCAAGGCCGACCCCGCGGTGATCGACGACCTGCCCGACAAGCGGCACACCCGGCACCTGTGCGGCCTCACCGTCGAGCAGGCCACCCTCTACCAGGCCGTGCTCAACGAGATGACCGACCGGCTCACCGACGAGACCGAGATCCGCCGCAAAGGCATCGTGCTGTCCGCGATGACCAAGCTCAAACAGGTCTGCAACCACCCGGCCCAGCTGCTCGGCGACGGCTCGCCGCTGCCCGGCCGCTCCGGCAAGCTCGAACGCCTGGAGCAGATCCTCGACGCCGCGCTCGCCGACGGCGAGAGCGTGCTGTGCTTCACCCAGTTCGCCCGCTTCGGCGCCATGCTGGTGCCGCACCTCGCGGCCCGCTTCGGCGTCGAGGTCCGCTACCTGCACGGCGGCACCCCGCGCCGGGCGCGCGACGAGATGGTCGCCGCGTTCCAGGCCGACCGCCGGCCGGGCATCTTCGTGCTGTCGCTCAAGGCCGGC